A window of Streptomyces broussonetiae genomic DNA:
AGCGCCGGTCGAGCAGCCCCCTGGCCCTGGCCGCCCTGGCCGGTTTCGACGTCGAGGCGGCCGCGGCCGCCCAGCACCCGGCCTGTGCCCTGCTGCCCGCCGAGGCCGACGACCACGGCGTCTCGACCCTGGTGTGGCACCGGCGCCGGCCCTTCCACCCGGAGCGGCTGTACGCGGCGCTGGAGGACCTGACCTGTGCCGCGGCCCGCAGCCGGGGCCGGTTCTGGCTCGCCGACAAGCCCGATGTGCTGCTCCACTGGGACGCGGCCGGCGGGGCGCTGTGCGTGGAGAGCGCGGGGCCGTGGCTGGCGGCGCTGCCGGACGCCGCCTGGGAGTTGGTGCCCCCCGTGCGCCGGGCCGCCGCCGCGCTGGACTGGCATCCGGAGCACGGCGACTGCTGCACCCACCTGGTCTTCACCTCGCCCGGCCTCGACCGCGACGCACTCGCCCGGCTGCTGGAGTCCTGCCTGCTCACCGACGTCGAGTTCGAGGCCGGGCGCGATGCCTGGAAGAGGCTGCCGCCCGCCTTCGACACCCTGCTGGAGATCTGATGTCCCGCAAGCCCGACCGCACGCCGGCCCGCAACCGCCCGAACCCCCTGGACCAGGCCGGGATCGGGTACATCGACTACAAGGACGCCGACCTGCTGCGGAACTTCGTCTCCGACCGCGGCAAGATCCGCAGCCGCCGGGTCACCCGCGTCACGGCCCAGCAGCAACGACTGCTCGCGCGGGCGATCAAGAACGCACGAGAGATGGCGCTGCTGCCGTACTCCAGCAGGTGAACATGTATGGGTAGGGAATCTCCTACGATTGACGCGTAGGTGATTCCCTACCTATTCTCGCGGCATGACCATCACGCATGCCGCATTCGTCACGCTTCCCGTCTCCGACCAGGACCGCGCTCTGCGCTTCTACCGGGACGTCCTGGGTCTGGCGGTCACCGCCGACCGGGACATGCCCCAGGGCCGCTGGCTCCAGGTCGCACCCGAGGGCGCACGGACCGTCTTCACCCTCGCCGGGCCCGGCATGGGCGATTTCGAGCCCGGCTCCGCTCGGGGGATCATGTTGGTGACGACCGATGTCGACGCCGACTGCGCCCGGCTCACCGGGGCGGGCACCGAGGTCCGGGGCCCGGACGAGCTGCCCTGGGGCCGTATGGCCTCCTTCACGGACCCCGACGGCA
This region includes:
- the rpsR gene encoding 30S ribosomal protein S18; this translates as MSRKPDRTPARNRPNPLDQAGIGYIDYKDADLLRNFVSDRGKIRSRRVTRVTAQQQRLLARAIKNAREMALLPYSSR
- a CDS encoding VOC family protein, whose amino-acid sequence is MTITHAAFVTLPVSDQDRALRFYRDVLGLAVTADRDMPQGRWLQVAPEGARTVFTLAGPGMGDFEPGSARGIMLVTTDVDADCARLTGAGTEVRGPDELPWGRMASFTDPDGNGLMLLTEKEGF